From Enoplosus armatus isolate fEnoArm2 chromosome 23, fEnoArm2.hap1, whole genome shotgun sequence:
caaaaccaacaaagagTTTAATATCATGTGGCTTCATGATGAACAAGTTTACAACCgactgatgttttatttattgttactATCTTGAAACCGTGACCTGTGTATTTATTCCTAATGAcatgctgctgcggctgcttcAACTGGAAGTAAAACTGATGTCTTTTAAACATCACCGGCTcctttttgtcctttctttcaAGGGTTTGTGAATCTTTCAGTTGAGTTCACTTTAAAAAGATTATTTATGTTTGGGGGTTAATGCAAACGAGTCCACAGCGTacataaaatttaaaaagacGACGGCAGCAAAAACAGTTAAGACAGTTGTagattttgtatttattcagtcTCAAGTCTTTCTACATAGAAGCTGTCAATTACAACCTCAGGATTGAGGGTTAGTGTACCAGGaccaaaaaatggaaataaaactgcaatCATGAAATCAATTTCGTGAATTATAAAGAACAGGAAAGCTGACCATCGTGTTGTAGCTCTGGCAGGGAACTGCAAACCGCCAGCAGGGGTCGCTGTGGTTGTAACTTCCTGTTACACTCTCCTCACGAACGTCAGACTGACGGACGATGGAAACCCTTGTCTCACCAGTTCATCTTTaagctggaggagaaaacacataGTGGTGCTGAGAAATAATGGTGGACCGAGTCAAACACGTGCAGATTATTAGCTTCAACACATTTTGTGCTCATGGACAACAAAAAACCacctgtttttaaataaatgtacgaGGACAGAAATATGTTGTGTACATATGGTAATTATTTCTTCGTATTCCCCAGTTTGGTCTTCTgctattgttttgtgtttaatttaaaactGTGGTTCTAGCCCAAAGCCCTcgttgttgttgattttttcaAAATGTCGTCATGTCTGAATCAATTCTGCttcaatattttaattaaaacaatcaATAACAATTTGTATTTAAGTGGTTGTAGCTTTTAGGAAACAGATGTGTTGATGCTGCATTTCCCCTTAACTAGTATATAACTTTAAGTGgcagggctagttggtgaactagctggcaagctaacagctaacacGCTAGCAAACTGGGAACATGCTAGTGCTCGTCAGTCACAATAAATCTCCCTCTTCATATTGTGCCGGTATTTTCTTGTCGGGATTATACATCGTTCATTCAAAGAGTTATttaagaggggggggggggggggggttctacaagctagctagctagcagccagttagcaaCAATGGCGAAAGATCTTTTAACTAAATatcacaatgaaaaaaagattcCAATACAAGTAGATTACAACGTCCTGCGTTCAAAATCTTACTTGAATAAAAGTACAGAGGTATtggcagcaaaatgtatttaaattatctaaagtaaaagtaaaatggtTCCATTATTCCATTAATATATATacttattatatttattgatttattgatgaaGTAGTCAAGGTTATTTTAACAACTActgtggagtagaagtataaattATCATAATGTAAAGCACAGTACAagtgcctcaaaattgtacttattTACAGTACTTAGAGTAACTGTACTTATTTTGTGCTCAAGCCCTGATTAGCAAGCTTTTTAGCTGGGTCGCTAATGGGACAATAAGTTCATAGAGTATATTCAAAAGACATATTTGTACCATCGACTCCTGTCTCATGACTGTCTGCCAACTATTCCTCTTGTGGAGCagtttctatatatatatatacttattaTATACTGACAGAGGAGGTTAAAGTTAAACAAAGCTAATAAActacgatagcttcctccatcTTGAACTCCCCCAAAGGTCAGCATGGTCGAAACAGTTGCTAGTTCAATCAATAAAGTTGAACTTGATGCACAAAATGAGTTCCATTGAAATGAATTTATTTGGCTGCCAACTGTCAccattttaaatgctgctttacCGTCAGTCAAACCCTGCAGCAGGTCATTAACTGGAAATACTACatatttaaagtatttctgcGTTGGTTATCCGATGCTCTGAAGAAGCAGACCGACCTGCTGTACGGTGTTCCTGATGTCGCTGTCAGACAGCGGAGCCGAGGAGGAAATCCCCATCGTCAGCCCGATGACAACTAGAAACACAGTGACTCAACATTACAACGCTGGACAGAGGGTGTAAGTTGTGGATACAGTGCTGATTGTGATGTAGTTGCAGACGTGATGGTGGTCGTACGCTGATTGGATGCTCCTGTAGTTTGAGGCGTAGTTGATGGACTAGTGGTTGGAGTTTCCGTGGTAGTTACATTTGGTTCTGTTCAAGGAAGTcgaaataaaagaaaagttggACACGACTTCTGTCTATCTATGAAATCAGCAGTGGAATTTGAAACATGAGAGAGTTCTGCTCACCGTTTCCAACGCTTACAATGACACAGCGTAGAGTTGAGTGATACTTAATTGAACTGAGGGAATAAATTAAGAGCTTAGTTATTTCATATATCATTTACCCAATTTAGCAAAGCTTTTACTGCCGAAACAGCTTTCGTACTGATACAGGTATGAAGAATTACAGTTgtagtgttttgtatttgttaaatAGTACTTTCACATCGTTTCCATGTGAAGACTGACTTGGTAACCGCCTGGACGACGAAGCAGACGGGGTGGCTTTGTCCATCTTCGTCCTCAGATGGCGTCCATCTCAGGATGTACTGTCCTGCTAATGAACTCGTCTGGTTTATGTTGTGCGGCCCGCTGAACAGCAGGTCGGAGATCCTTCAACGAAACGGATGAACAGAATCTTATAACGTTAAATAACCTTTTTAAAGACCAGTCCCTGCCTACAAATGTCTGGATTTACACCGGATGCATGAATAAGTAACCGCCGTACAAGTGGCCAGAGGAAttagttattgcaggtttaagttgctaacgttagcatgtctGGATAACTAGCTTAGTAACCTTCCTCCAAGGCCCAGGCGTAgcataacattagctaactacaTTATTTGAGGTAAGTTAGGACGAGCACGTCCACAACATTTGTCACAGGTGCTTACTATGTCAGAGTTTTGTTGGTTTTCGTTTGACTTACGTGGAATTTTTTGCCTCTGCATTGATGCTGATTTCCAGGGCCTGATTGACGGGGGTGTACAGGCGAGCTCCGTTGGCTGGGGTTGGGGACAGAAACTTGGGCAGATAGAGGCCCTCTGTGCAGGATGGCACCTCGGGATCCACTGgaacaataaagaaagaaacctTGCACGGTCAGCAGCTAACTTAATCAACACGCACTCCAAAAACTGACCAGACTTCAGTGTCGCTTGACAAAATGTGAACTCTGaccttttaaaacaaactggaCAGGTAGCCTGCTGAGAGGAGTGTTGGTAGTTATTGTGGTCTGCGCCCCGTTAGTTTGAGTCACGGTGATGGTCTGCCTGGGAAAGTCCTCCATCTGCAGCTGTACGGCGTATAGACCTTGCTTACTGCTTTTGGTGGGGCTGAATGACAACGAACAGGACTGCAacagggtaaaaaaaagaaagacaaggccAACATTTTCCTTTGGTGCAATGAGTCCCCCGACTACTTCTTCTAACGTCACGGTGCATCCAGTGTACATTCATTTATGCAATGCTAAAGTAAACTAAGTTTGTTGCAATTAGCGTTGATTAAAAAGCGTTGTCTGTTGTCAAAATGCTGGCTACTCACCGATGAGAGGCTGAGAACAGACGCCGGCGTGCAGGGGTTACACTCCAACAGTGTGGCGTTTCCATATCTGCACTTAACCTCGTCTCCGTCGGGGTCAAACATCAACAGGTCGAAATCTCTCTGACAGTTTGAAGGAAccctgagggagagagagaaacatgccGTCGAAGTTGGCTCAGGCTTCCTGAAATACTCGTATTTCTTAATACGTGACGGCTAATTGTCGCTGTTGCTCTTGGGTGTTTGTACGAATTAAAGAAACGAGATATAAGGACGTGAACAGTGAGTAGGCTCACCTCACAGCGGGCAGGATGGTGGTCTGGGGGGATCTGTTGGCCTGGCCCGTGTCCGACCTTTTCCTCAGGTCCACCAGAGTCACAGCTCTCCATAACACAATGCCATTCACGATGTTATTTATCCAGTTACCGCTGTTTAACCTGTGGTGGGAAAGTCTGAAGTGtactcatatactgtatatgaatataCATAAAACCCCAACATACGTGTTTTAAATACACGTTTATTGTATGCTCTTTCGTCAACGCAAGCTTACAGATACACAGCCACCATATGAAGTGCAACatgaaactaaaacaatgaggtaaaagaggctaaaaggcCACGAGGAGCTGCCTTTAATGTGACTCTGGGTGGATTACAGGTAGCTGAACGGACCAAAAGTTTGGCGCACTTACCAAAGCTGAAACACAGCGTTGCTGGGAACCTGCCGAGTCATGATTCCCTCCTTCTGACACCACTCTTGACTGCTCTCCACGTAGACCTCTTTCAGCACTAGAGAAGTCTGAGTCCCACAGTTCCCAGAGAGGCACGTCCACGTGTCAGAAGaactgc
This genomic window contains:
- the LOC139305880 gene encoding uncharacterized protein, coding for MSVSLLLLTLLACSCQASHFYGTVMTYYPKETATNGSTSVVIRYKLNFHHCSSSDTWTCLSGNCGTQTSLVLKEVYVESSQEWCQKEGIMTRQVPSNAVFQLWLNSGNWINNIVNGIVLWRAVTLVDLRKRSDTGQANRSPQTTILPAVRVPSNCQRDFDLLMFDPDGDEVKCRYGNATLLECNPCTPASVLSLSSSCSLSFSPTKSSKQGLYAVQLQMEDFPRQTITVTQTNGAQTTITTNTPLSRLPVQFVLKVDPEVPSCTEGLYLPKFLSPTPANGARLYTPVNQALEISINAEAKNSTISDLLFSGPHNINQTSSLAGQYILRWTPSEDEDGQSHPVCFVVQAVTNSIKYHSTLRCVIVSVGNEPNVTTTETPTTSPSTTPQTTGASNQLVIGLTMGISSSAPLSDSDIRNTVQQLKDELVRQGFPSSVSLTFVRRV